A window of Candidatus Polarisedimenticolia bacterium genomic DNA:
GGCATGCAGCCGACCGACGCCCTCGCCACGCTCCCTCACACGCAGCCGATGCTCAGCCTCGACAACACCTATTCGCTGGAGGAGCTCGCCGAATGGGAAGCGCGGCTGCGCCGCGTCCTCGGCGGGGAGGCGGGCGACGAGCTGGAGTTCAGCTGCGAGCTGAAGATCGATGGCGTGAGCCTTTCCCTGATCTACGAGGACGGGTCGCTGCGGCGCGCCGTCACCCGCGGCGACGGCATGCTGGGGGAGGACGTCACCGCCAACGCGCGCACGATCCGCAGCCTGCAGGCGCGGCTGACGGAGCCGCTCCCCTATGTCGAGGTGCGCGGCGAGGTCTTCTTCCCGCTCGCCGATTTCAAGGAGCTGAACCGGCAGCGGGAGGAGGCGGGCGAGCCGCCATTCGCCAACCCGCGCAACGCCGCGGCCGGAACGCTGCGCCTCCTGGATCCTCGCCTCACTTCGCGCCGGCCGCTCGATCTGTTCGTCTGGCAAGTGGCGGAGATCCGCGGCGCCGCGCCGCCGGCGTCGCACTCCGAGTCGCTGGACCTGGCGCGCCGCCTCGGGTTCCGCGTGAATCCGCTGGCGCGCCGCGCGCGCGGCCTGAAGGAGGTCGAGGATTACTGCCGCGAGATGCAGGAGCGGCGCGACTCGCTGACCTACGAGGTGGACGGCTGCGTCGTCAAGCTCGACTCGGTGGCGCTGCAGCGGCGCGCCGGGCAGACGGCGCGGGCCCCGCGCTGGGCGGTGGCCTACAAGTTCCCGGCGCGCCAGGCCACCACCACGGTGCTGGAGATCCGTGTGCAGGTGGGCCGCACCGGCGCGCTCACGCCGGTCGCGTTGCTGGAGCCGGTGTCGCTCTCCGGCACGACGATCACGCGCTGCACCCTGCACAACGAGGAAGAGATTCGCCGCAAGGATGTACGCGTCGGCGACCGGGTCCTGATCGAGCGCGGCGGCGACGTGATCCCGAAGATCGTCAAGGTGATCCTGGAGGCGCGGCCTCCCGGCGCCGCCCCCTTTCCCTGGCCCGAGGCCTGCCCGGTGTGCGGCGGGGAGCTGCTGCGCGACGAGGAGGAGGTGATCTCCCGCTGCGTGAATCTCGCCTGCCCGGCACGGCTGCGCGAGTCCCTGCTACACTTCGCCTCGCGCCGGGCGATGGACATCGAGGGGCTCGGCGACGCATTGGTCGATCAGCTCCTGGAGAAGCGGATGGTGCAGGATGTCGCTTCGTTGTATCGCCTGCGCCCCGCCGAGGTGGAGGCGCTGGAGCGCATGGCGGAGAAATCGGCCGCCAACCTGCTCGCCCGCATCGAGGGCTCGAAATCGGCCGACCTGTCGCGGGTCCTCTACGGTCTCGGCATCCGCTTCGTGGGGGAGAAGACGGCGCAGCTGCTGGCGGACGCCTACCCGCGGGTCGAGGACCTGATGGAGGCGGGCGAGGCGGAGCTGCAGCGCGTCCCGGAGGTGGGGCCGCGGGTCGCCGCCGCCATCCACCAGTTCTTCCGCCAGGAGCGCAACCGCGAGGTTGTCACCCGCCTGCGCGAGGCGGGCGTCAGGATGGAGCACGTCGTCGCGGCGCCGCCCCCTGGGGCCGGAGCCCTGGCGGGCAAGACCTTCGTCCTGACCGGCACGCTCGAAGGCCTCTCCCGGGAGGAGGCGACCCGGCTGATCGTGCGGCACGGCGGCAAGGTCTCTTCGTCCCTGTCCCGCAAGACCTCTTACCTGCTGGCCGGGGCCGAGCCGGGATCGAAGCTGGCCAAGGCGGCCGAGATCGGGACGTCCGTCCTCGACGAGAAAGAGTTCCTGGCACTGATTCCGGAGGAGGAACCGTGAAGAACCGGCTGATCACATTCCTCGCCCTCGGCTTCGTCCTGCTCCTCGCGGCGCTGCTCATCACCGGGCTCAGGCCCTACCTGGGTGCGATTCTCTCGGCGTTGGTCTTCACTCCCGTGTTCCGGCCCGTGTACCTGCGCCTGCTGACCCGTCTGAAGCGTCCCGTGTTGGCCGCCTGGGGCACCATCCTGGTCATCATTCTCGTGGTCGTCGGTCCCCTCGCGACCATCGGGGCGCTGGCCTATCAGGAGGCCTTCGCGGTCGCCGATCAGGTCAAGAACATCCAGCCCGACAAGATGGATTTCACGATCTTCGGTCAGAGCATTCCGGATCTGATGCGCGACGCGGCGGCCAACTTCCTCGAGTGGGTCAAGACGCGGCTCGCCGACATCGCCACCGGGATCCTCAGTGTGGTGATCGGTCTGTTCGTGATGTTCTACCTGATCTACTACCTGTTGCAGGACGGGCCCAAGCTCGAGCGCATGGTCCAGGACCTGCTTCCCTTCGGCGAGGAGAATTCGCGCAAGCTGATCGACGATTTCTACCGCATCTCGCGCGGCTTCGTCGTCGGCCAGGGGCTGACGGCGCTGCTGCAGGGGGCGCTGGGATGTCTCGGCTTCCTGGTCTTCGGCTTTCCCGGGGCCGTCCTGTGGGGCCTGGTGATGGCCGTGCTGTCGCTCATCCCGGTGCTGGGAGCGTTCCTGATCTGGATCCCCGCCGGGATCCTGCAGATTGCCGGCGGCGCCACCACCTCCGGCGTCGGCATCCTGATCTGGGGAGCGCTCGTGGTGAGCACCGCCGACAACCTGGTACGGCCCCTGATCATGCGGAACATGGCGGGAATCCACCCGATCATCACGCTGCTGGGGGTGTTCGCCGGCCTGACGCTGTTCGGCTTGATCGGCATCGTCGTGGGGCCGCTGCTGTTCGCCATGGTGCTGGAGACCGCGCGCATGTTCTACCACGAGCAGGTGGAGGCGGGATGACCGTCACCGGCCGTATCCTCCTGGTGGAAGACCATGCCCCGTCGCGCGAGATCATGAAGAAAGCCCTGGAGAAGGTGGGGCACGCCGTCACCGACGTCGGCTCGGCGCGCGAGGCGATGGAGCAGCTGCGCGGCGGGCTGCAGGCCGACGTGCTGGTCACCGACCTGATGATGCCCGGGATGACGGGCATGGAGCTCCTCAAGGCGGTCAAGGAGATGGACCCGTCCCTGGGCGTGATCCTGGTCACCGGCCACGGCACGGTGGAATCGGCGGTGGAGGCGATCAAGGGCGGCGCCGACGATTACGTGCAGAAGCCGGTCAACACGGTGGAGCTGCGGCGCCGGGTGGAGGCGGCCATCCAGAGGCGCAGCCTGCTGCGCGAGGTGACGGAGCTGCGCGGCAGGCTGGAGGAGCGCTACCGCTTCGGCAGCATCCTGGGAAAATCGAAGGCGATGCAGCAGCTGTTCAACCAGCTGCAGCTGGTGGCGCCGACGCGCAGCAGCGTGCTGATCACGGGCGAGAGCGGCACCGGCAAGGAGCTGATCGCCAACGCCATCCACCAGAACTCGCCGCGCCGCAACGAGCGCTTCCTGCCGGTGAACTGCGCCGCCATCCCGGCCGAGATCCTGGAGAGCGAGATGTTCGGCCACGAGAAGGGGTCGTTCACCGGCGCCATCGGGCGGAAGATCGGCAAGTTCGAGCTAGCGGATCGCGGCACTCTCTTTCTCGACGAGGTCGGCGAGATCGCGCCCGACATCCAGGTCAAGCTGCTGCGGGTCCTGGAGGAGCGCAGCTTCATGCGGGTGGGTGGCTCGGAGACGATCCATGCCGACGTGCGCATCCTGGCCGCCACCAACGCCACGCTGGAGGAGCGCGTCGCCGACGGGAGGTTCCGCTCCGATCTCTATTACCGCCTCAAGGTGGTGACGCTGCACATCCCGCCGCTGCGCGAGCGCCCGGAGGACATCCCGCTGCTGGTAGGGCATTTTCTGGCGCAGTTCAAGAAGGAGAATGCCCGCGAGAACCTGGAGCTGTCGCCGGCGGCCCTGCGCTGCCTGACGATGGCGCGCTGGGAAGGGAACGTGCGGGAGCTGCGCAACCTGATGGAGTCGCTGGTGGTCATGACGACCCGCAGCGTGATCGACGTGTGGGACCTTCCGGAGCCCTACCGCAAGGGCGCATCCCAGGAGGACGAATCCGCCGAGCCGCAGACCCAGCGGCCCCGGAGCATGGAGGAGATCGAGAGGGAAGCGATCCTGCGCACGCTGAAGGACACCGACGGCAACCGCACGCGCGCCGCGGAGATCCTGGGGATCGGGTTGCGCACCCTGCAGCGCAAGCTCAAAGAGTACGGCGAGCCGACCGAGTGAGCCGACGCGCTCGGCCAAAATGACGGCGCTCCATCATCAATCGTTCCGAACCCTGCCGCTAACCCATCGTATAAGGAAGCAGTTGAATAAGAAATGCCCCGCAGGGCGCGTGGCACGCTCATTGCTCTATGGGTGTTCCCCGATGGAGCCTGAGATGCCTGGACGAATCCTGATCGTTGACGATGATGCCGCGGCGCGGGAGTGCTACGGGCGGCTGTTCCGGCGGAATGGCTATGAGCCCTGTCTCGCGGCGAGCGGCGCCTGGGTGGAAGCCAACCCGGAGATGCTCTCGGAAGTCGAGGTCGTCCTTCTCGATCTTCGGATGCCCGGAATGAGTGGGCTGGAGCTTCTCTCCCGTCTGCGCCGCAGGGGCTTCGCCGGCCTCGCCATTCTGGTGACGGCCCATGCCGAAGCGGAAATTTCGCACGAGGCCAAGCGGTTGGGAGTTAGACGGGTATTCAATAAACCAGTGCAAAGCGCCGCCCTGCTGGAAGCGGTGGCGGAGGCTTTCACCCGCACAAGGAGGAAGGCGGAAGAGGTGAGTAGCCCTTCGGAAGCCTTGACCTAAGCCATGATGGAACCTATACTTGCATCGCTTCCGATCCGACCGCATCCTTCACGAGGAGCCGGTTTTTCCATGAAAAAGCACGCACAGCTTATGGTCCTCACCATGATCGCCGGCGTATCCATCCTCTTCGGGATGGTCCTGGCTTCCGGAGTCAAGCTGACTCCGCCTTCCCTGGCAGATTCGGGCATGGCTCAAGCCGCGCTGCGGCAGGCCTCCAACAGCGATTCCAGCCGGCCCGGATATCCCTCCTTTGCCGACATCGTGGAGAAGGCCAACCCGGCGGTGGTCAGCATCATCTCCACCGAAATGGTGGAGCCGGGACAGGGCGGCCCCAACTTCCATGGTCCCTTCGAGTTCTTCTTCGGCCCGAACGGTCCGGAGCGGCGCAAGGGCGGCGGTGCCGAGCCGCGCCGCGAGGATTCAGGAGGCTCGGGCTTCATCATCAGCGAGGACGGCTACATCCTGACCAACAACCACGTCATCGAGGGGGCGGACAAGATCCGCGTGAGCCTCGAGGACGACGACAACGAGTACAAGGCGGAGGTGGTGGGGACCGATCCGAGCACCGACCTCGCCCTCATCAAGATCACCTCCGACCGCAAGCTGCCGACCGTGCCGCTGGGCGACTCCGACGGGCTGCGGGTGGGCGAGTGGGTCATCGCCGTGGGCAACCCCTATTACTACGAGCACACCGTCACCGTGGGCGTGGTCTCCGCCAAGGGGCGCAAGCTGGGAGAGATTTCCAAGGATCCTTCCCTCGACGAGTTCATCCAGACCGACGCCGCCATCAACTTCGGCAACAGCGGCGGCCCGCTGCTCAACGTGAATGGCGAGGTGATCGGCGTCAACAGCGCGATCTCAAGCGTCGGGCAGGGGATCGGCTTCGCGGTGCCGATCAACCTGGCCAAGAACATCCTGCCGCAGCTCAAGGCGACGGGCCACGTGCAGCGCGGCTATCTCGGCATCCGCCTGCGCAACGTCAACACCGACCTCAAGGACGCCTTCAGCCTGAAGGACACCAAGGGGGCGCTGGTGGAGGATGTCGAGAAGGGGCTGCCCGGTGATCGCGCCGGATTGAAGCCCGGCGATGTCATCGTGGCGGTGGACGGCAAGAACATCGCGAACATGGACGAGCTGGTGAAGATCATCTCCGCCCGGGAGCCGGGCAGCCGCGCCAAGCTGAGCGTGATGCGCGAGGGCAAGCCGGTGGTCCTGACGGCCCGCCTCGAGGACCGCGGACAGTACCTCAACGCCAAGAAGGCCTCCTCCTCACCGGATGAGGAGCGCGAGCCGGAGGCGGAAGGAGAGCGCCGGCTCGGGATCACCGTCGACAACCTGACTCAGTCGATTCGCCGGCAGCTGGATCTCGACGACTCGGTGAGCGGCGTGGTGGTTACCGAGGTCTCGCAGAGCAGCGAAGCCTTCGAGCAGGGCGTGAGCCGCGGCCAGGTCATCACTTCGGTGAATCGCGTCCCGGTCACCTCGCTGTCGGAGTTCCGCCGCGAGATGGCGAAGGTGCGGCCAGGCTCGAAGGTGCTGTTCCGCATCTTCAGCCCCACCAGCGACGGCTGGCGGTTCGTGGTCATCCGTAACGAGGAGTAGACCCGAAGAACAAGGATTGGTTCCCGCCCCGCCGCGGGGCAATGCCAGGGACGATGAGGGATGACTTCATCGTCCCTGGCTTTTTTTGGGATAGAATCCTCCGCCATGAAGCCGAAGATCCTGGTCATCGACGACGAGGAAGACATCCGGAAGTCGCTCCGGATGATCCTGGAATACGAGAATTACCAGTGCCTCACCGCCGCCACCCCGCACGAAGGGCTGGAGGTGGCGCGCCGCGACGACCCCGACGTCATTCTGCTGGACATCAAGATGCCCGGGCTGGACGGGCTGGAAGTGCTGCAGCGCCTGAAGGAGCGCGGTGATCGCTCCGAGGTGGTCATGGTCTCGGGCCATGGCACCATCGCCACCGCCGTCGAGGCCAGCCGCAAGGGGGCTTTCGACTTCCTGGAGAAGCCGCTCGAGGAAGGACGGGTCCTGACTTCCATCCGCAACGCCCTCAAGCAGCGCAGGCTGGTGGAGGAGAACCGCGTCCTGAAGGAAGAGCGCGGCAGCCGCTTCGAGCTTATCGGCGGCTCGGCGGCGCTGCAGACGGTACGTGCCGCGGTAGAGAAGGCCGCGCCGACGCAAGCCACCGTGCTGATCCGCGGCGAGAGCGGCACGGGCAAGGAGATGGTGGCCTGGGAGATCTATCGCCGCAGCCTGCGCAAAGACGCTTCCTTCGTGAAGGTCAACTGCGCGGCCATTCCGGAGGAGCTGATCGAAAGCGAGCTGTTCGGCCACGAGAAGGGGGCCTTCACCGGCGCGGTCGGGCGGCAGACCGGCAAGTTCGTGCAGGCCGACGGCGGGACGATCTTCCTCGACGAGATTGGCGACATGAGCGCCCGCACCCAGGCCAAGGTGCTGCGGGTCCTGCAGGACGGCGAGGTGGAGCCGGTGGGCATGCCCAAGACGCTGCACGTCGACGTGCGCGTCCTGGCGGCGACCAACAAGGACCTCGAGGCGGAGATCCGCGCCGGCCGCTTCCGCGAGGACCTCTACTTCCGTATCAACACGCTGATCATCCCGATCCCGCCGCTGCGCGAGCGGCGCGGCGACATCCCGAAGCTGATCGAATACTTCTCGGCGCGCTTCTCGGAGGAGAACAACCGCCGGCCGAAGTTGTTCGACCCCGAGGCGCTGAAGGAGCTGGGGGCGCTTCCCTGGCGGGGCAACGTGCGCGAGCTCAAGAGCGCCGTCGAGCGGCTGCTCATCATGGCCGAGGGGGAGACGATCACGCTGGAGGACCTGGCGTGGCTGCGCGGCGGCCGCATGGCCCCCGCGGGCGCCGCACCGGCGCAGTACCACACGCTGCAGGAATTCAAGGACGCCGCCGAGCGGCAGTTCCTGGTGGAGAAGCTCCGGGAGTTCGACTGGAACATCTCCGCCACCGCCAAGGCCATCGACACGCCGCGCAGCAACCTCTACAAGAAGCTGGAGCAGTACGGACTGAGCAAGCACGCCACCTCCGGCGCCGCGGCGGAGTCCCCGGCGGAACCGGCGGCCGAGTAGGGCGCCCGGTGCCCGGTGCCGTCATCCTCGGGGGCGCCCGCACCCCTTTCGTCAAATCGTGGGGCCCGTTCCGGGGGGTTTCCGCCCAGGAGCTGGGACGCGTCGCCGCCTCGGAGGCGCTGGCCCGCTCCACCATCGATCCCGCCGATCTCGACGAGGTGATCTTCGGCAATGTGGCGCAGCCGGCCGACGCCACCAACCTGGCCCGGGTCGTGGCGCTGCGCGCCAACGTCCCCAAGGCCATTCCTGCCTACACCGTGAACCGCAACTGCGCCTCCGGAATCCAGGCGGTGACCGACGCCGCGCTGCGGATCGAGTCGGGACGCGCCGACCTGATCCTGGCGGGGGGCGCCGAGTCGATGTCGCGCATCCCGTTCCTGTTCCAGGAGGAGACCCGCGATCTGATGATGAGCGCCATGCGCGCGCGCGGAACGGTGCGCCGCCTGGCGGCCTGGCTCCGGATGCGGCCTCGGAACTTCAAGCCGGTGGTGGGACTGGAGGTGGGGCTCACCGATCCGGTGGCCGGGCTCAACATGGGAGAGACGGCCGAGGTCCTCGCCAAGCGCTACGAGATCCCGCGCGAGGAGCAGGACCGCTTCGCGCTGCAGAGCCACCTCCGGGCGGCGAAGGCCACCGAGTCGGGACGCCTGCGGGAAGAGATCGTCCCGGTGTTCCTTCCGCCGCGATACGCGGAAGCGATCCCCGACGATGTCGGCTTCCGTCCCGAGCAGAGCCTGGAGGCGCTGGCGAAGCTGAAGCCGGTGTTCGACCGGCGCTTCGGGACGGTGACCGCGGGCAACAGCAGCATGATTACCGACGGCGCGGCGGCGCTGGTCCTTGCCTCCGAGGAGAAGGCCCGTGAATCGGGATATCCGATCCTGGGGCGAATCCGTGCCTGGGCCTTCGCCGGCTGCGATCCGTCCACCATGGGAATGGGGCCGGCCTACGCCGTTCCGCTGGCGCTGCGGCGCGCCGGTTTGGAATGGCGCGACGTGAAGCTCGCCGAGATCAACGAGGCGTTCGCCGCGCAGGTGCTGGCCTGCGCGC
This region includes:
- a CDS encoding sigma-54 dependent transcriptional regulator, giving the protein MTVTGRILLVEDHAPSREIMKKALEKVGHAVTDVGSAREAMEQLRGGLQADVLVTDLMMPGMTGMELLKAVKEMDPSLGVILVTGHGTVESAVEAIKGGADDYVQKPVNTVELRRRVEAAIQRRSLLREVTELRGRLEERYRFGSILGKSKAMQQLFNQLQLVAPTRSSVLITGESGTGKELIANAIHQNSPRRNERFLPVNCAAIPAEILESEMFGHEKGSFTGAIGRKIGKFELADRGTLFLDEVGEIAPDIQVKLLRVLEERSFMRVGGSETIHADVRILAATNATLEERVADGRFRSDLYYRLKVVTLHIPPLRERPEDIPLLVGHFLAQFKKENARENLELSPAALRCLTMARWEGNVRELRNLMESLVVMTTRSVIDVWDLPEPYRKGASQEDESAEPQTQRPRSMEEIEREAILRTLKDTDGNRTRAAEILGIGLRTLQRKLKEYGEPTE
- a CDS encoding sigma-54 dependent transcriptional regulator, giving the protein MKPKILVIDDEEDIRKSLRMILEYENYQCLTAATPHEGLEVARRDDPDVILLDIKMPGLDGLEVLQRLKERGDRSEVVMVSGHGTIATAVEASRKGAFDFLEKPLEEGRVLTSIRNALKQRRLVEENRVLKEERGSRFELIGGSAALQTVRAAVEKAAPTQATVLIRGESGTGKEMVAWEIYRRSLRKDASFVKVNCAAIPEELIESELFGHEKGAFTGAVGRQTGKFVQADGGTIFLDEIGDMSARTQAKVLRVLQDGEVEPVGMPKTLHVDVRVLAATNKDLEAEIRAGRFREDLYFRINTLIIPIPPLRERRGDIPKLIEYFSARFSEENNRRPKLFDPEALKELGALPWRGNVRELKSAVERLLIMAEGETITLEDLAWLRGGRMAPAGAAPAQYHTLQEFKDAAERQFLVEKLREFDWNISATAKAIDTPRSNLYKKLEQYGLSKHATSGAAAESPAEPAAE
- a CDS encoding response regulator, coding for MPGRILIVDDDAAARECYGRLFRRNGYEPCLAASGAWVEANPEMLSEVEVVLLDLRMPGMSGLELLSRLRRRGFAGLAILVTAHAEAEISHEAKRLGVRRVFNKPVQSAALLEAVAEAFTRTRRKAEEVSSPSEALT
- a CDS encoding AI-2E family transporter translates to MKNRLITFLALGFVLLLAALLITGLRPYLGAILSALVFTPVFRPVYLRLLTRLKRPVLAAWGTILVIILVVVGPLATIGALAYQEAFAVADQVKNIQPDKMDFTIFGQSIPDLMRDAAANFLEWVKTRLADIATGILSVVIGLFVMFYLIYYLLQDGPKLERMVQDLLPFGEENSRKLIDDFYRISRGFVVGQGLTALLQGALGCLGFLVFGFPGAVLWGLVMAVLSLIPVLGAFLIWIPAGILQIAGGATTSGVGILIWGALVVSTADNLVRPLIMRNMAGIHPIITLLGVFAGLTLFGLIGIVVGPLLFAMVLETARMFYHEQVEAG
- a CDS encoding Do family serine endopeptidase — its product is MKKHAQLMVLTMIAGVSILFGMVLASGVKLTPPSLADSGMAQAALRQASNSDSSRPGYPSFADIVEKANPAVVSIISTEMVEPGQGGPNFHGPFEFFFGPNGPERRKGGGAEPRREDSGGSGFIISEDGYILTNNHVIEGADKIRVSLEDDDNEYKAEVVGTDPSTDLALIKITSDRKLPTVPLGDSDGLRVGEWVIAVGNPYYYEHTVTVGVVSAKGRKLGEISKDPSLDEFIQTDAAINFGNSGGPLLNVNGEVIGVNSAISSVGQGIGFAVPINLAKNILPQLKATGHVQRGYLGIRLRNVNTDLKDAFSLKDTKGALVEDVEKGLPGDRAGLKPGDVIVAVDGKNIANMDELVKIISAREPGSRAKLSVMREGKPVVLTARLEDRGQYLNAKKASSSPDEEREPEAEGERRLGITVDNLTQSIRRQLDLDDSVSGVVVTEVSQSSEAFEQGVSRGQVITSVNRVPVTSLSEFRREMAKVRPGSKVLFRIFSPTSDGWRFVVIRNEE
- a CDS encoding thiolase family protein, coding for MPGAVILGGARTPFVKSWGPFRGVSAQELGRVAASEALARSTIDPADLDEVIFGNVAQPADATNLARVVALRANVPKAIPAYTVNRNCASGIQAVTDAALRIESGRADLILAGGAESMSRIPFLFQEETRDLMMSAMRARGTVRRLAAWLRMRPRNFKPVVGLEVGLTDPVAGLNMGETAEVLAKRYEIPREEQDRFALQSHLRAAKATESGRLREEIVPVFLPPRYAEAIPDDVGFRPEQSLEALAKLKPVFDRRFGTVTAGNSSMITDGAAALVLASEEKARESGYPILGRIRAWAFAGCDPSTMGMGPAYAVPLALRRAGLEWRDVKLAEINEAFAAQVLACARAFASREFAAKELGRSQPIGEIDFERTNVNGGAIALGHPVGSSGARLILTLCLEMIRRGKDLGVATLCVGGGQGAAVVIEQVA
- the ligA gene encoding NAD-dependent DNA ligase LigA, with the translated sequence MPFAPPASKARARAEELRRLIWHHRRRYYIDDAPEISDAEYDALERELLELEARHPELIVADSPTRRVGMQPTDALATLPHTQPMLSLDNTYSLEELAEWEARLRRVLGGEAGDELEFSCELKIDGVSLSLIYEDGSLRRAVTRGDGMLGEDVTANARTIRSLQARLTEPLPYVEVRGEVFFPLADFKELNRQREEAGEPPFANPRNAAAGTLRLLDPRLTSRRPLDLFVWQVAEIRGAAPPASHSESLDLARRLGFRVNPLARRARGLKEVEDYCREMQERRDSLTYEVDGCVVKLDSVALQRRAGQTARAPRWAVAYKFPARQATTTVLEIRVQVGRTGALTPVALLEPVSLSGTTITRCTLHNEEEIRRKDVRVGDRVLIERGGDVIPKIVKVILEARPPGAAPFPWPEACPVCGGELLRDEEEVISRCVNLACPARLRESLLHFASRRAMDIEGLGDALVDQLLEKRMVQDVASLYRLRPAEVEALERMAEKSAANLLARIEGSKSADLSRVLYGLGIRFVGEKTAQLLADAYPRVEDLMEAGEAELQRVPEVGPRVAAAIHQFFRQERNREVVTRLREAGVRMEHVVAAPPPGAGALAGKTFVLTGTLEGLSREEATRLIVRHGGKVSSSLSRKTSYLLAGAEPGSKLAKAAEIGTSVLDEKEFLALIPEEEP